In Macrobrachium rosenbergii isolate ZJJX-2024 chromosome 16, ASM4041242v1, whole genome shotgun sequence, a single genomic region encodes these proteins:
- the LOC136847024 gene encoding uncharacterized protein: MARSITPLWWYSMCLVVDPDGLTLYVDNETICKPAQNKPLRLSGSLVLGQDQDGLDKGYAPHQAFIGKVTGLTLWTSVLQPGDVQGWLDCADVKVPPLFTWASVIFNTHGNFTMEEAEFCSSRTGLNKNNLFVFPGQKKWQEVYDILKNMELEFVVPKNEEEVQILSKLLGEHSDYCKPSVYDYESVWIGLRCQGIGSNFLDVNTNQNISYAVWDQKSLMKMENGVGNDCHAAQDKNFMWHTEVGKTKLCYAGVRRTAGTMYNLLGLGGLELERCKDINFVLAGYKENELYFHSGCGFWIWRNGTGQWRLYDSINKNNIANLYVEHDSPFGVQNWVFVKGTSEVERQLTFSFCREFTCTDGSCIPQIHRCDGANNCTDGRDERNCHTTSKAINQSLASPPPELFLDVHIRLNRITNIDLLGMKFDVDFFIQMEWLDQRLKYHNLVVHKRNFLTFADDSSSEQLWSPSVVVTNSLKAEVAYRERPNIYCKGQGRQNGEGNARTTT; encoded by the coding sequence ATGGCGAGAAGCATTACCCCTTTGTGGTGGTATTCAATGTGCCTCGTTGTAGATCCAGATGGGCTTACGTTGTACGTCGACAATGAAACAATTTGCAAACCAGCACAGAACAAACCCCTGCGCCTAAGTGGGTCACTAGTACTCGGGCAGGATCAAGACGGATTGGATAAGGGGTACGCCCCTCACCAGGCTTTCATAGGTAAGGTGACTGGACTAACACTCTGGACTTCAGTTCTACAGCCAGGAGATGTGCAGGGATGGCTTGATTGCGCAGATGTGAAAGTTCCTCCTCTTTTCACTTGGGCTAGTGTTATCTTCAATACCCACGGTAATTTCACGATGGAGGAAGCTGAATTCTGTAGTTCAAGGACTGGTCTGAATAAAAACAACCTGTTCGTCTTCccaggacagaaaaagtggcaGGAAGTGTATGATATCTTGAAGAACATGGAGTTGGAATTTGTGGTTCCAAAAAATGAAGAAGAGGTGCAAATCCTAAGCAAACTACTTGGAGAACACAGTGACTACTGCAAACCATCAGTTTATGATTACGAAAGTGTCTGGATCGGACTAAGATGTCAAGGAATTGGAAGTAACTTTTTGGATGTTAACACAAACCAAAATATCTCTTACGCAGTTTGGGATCAAAAGAGtttgatgaaaatggaaaatggtgtAGGAAATGATTGCCATGCAGCTCAAGACAAAAATTTTATGTGGCACACAGAAGTTGGAAAGACTAAATTATGCTATGCTGGCGTCAGAAGAACTGCTGGAACAATGTACAACTTACTTGGACTGGGAGGCCTCGAGTTAGAACGCTGCAAGGACATAAACTTTGTCTTAGCTGGTTATAAGGAAAACGAACTTTACTTTCATAGTGGATGTGGATTCTGGATCTGGAGAAATGGCACGGGGCAATGGAGGCTTTATGACagcatcaacaaaaacaacattgCAAATTTGTATGTAGAGCACGATTCGCCATTTGGTGTTCAGAACTGGGTGTTTGTGAAAGGTACTTCTGAAGTTGAAAGACAACTGACGTTTAGTTTCTGTAGAGAATTTACCTGTACAGATGGAAGTTGCATTCCTCAAATTCACCGCTGTGATGGTGCGAATAACTGCACTGATGGTCGCGATGAAAGAAATTGCCACACCACGTCAAAAGCAATCAACCAGAGTCTTGCTTCTCCCCCTCCAGAGCTTTTTCTAGATGTTCACATCAGACTAAACCGCATAACTAACATAGATCTACTCGGGATGAAATTTGATGTTGATTTCTTCATTCAAATGGAGTGGTTGGACCAACGCTTGAAGTACCACAATCTAGTCGTTCACAAAAGAAACTTCTTAACCTTTGCTGATGACTCTAGTTCTGAG